A region of the Culex quinquefasciatus strain JHB chromosome 1, VPISU_Cqui_1.0_pri_paternal, whole genome shotgun sequence genome:
cgttcatagaatcctCTCtgtggtaaacacaacgcagtagggctggccgctttaatagTTGCATTACATTTTCTGGTGCAATTTCTCATTCAACATCGAATTTGCCAACCCCAAATTAGTCGAGTTCAAGTAGTCGAATGGCTGTTATTTTACAAAATCAATATTTACAACATTCCGCCGCCATGTTGGCCGCCATTTTTAATCACAACACACATTTCCTTAGCGACTCCAAATAAAAAAGACAAAGAAACGAAATCGtcattcaattatccgaagtgaaatttttgcgaagacttcggataaccgagtctGAAATGTAGTTTACAAATatttcgataatattatcgtcttaCGATAAagataatggttatcgttatcgttatttcgacaATTCTATCaacgataatcttatcgccaataacggacgataacttatttttaaaatctttcttaaaTTGACTTGATCTAtcaatatcatgttaaattttcatttcaatcgcttagaatatattttttgataatgtagtaagtttcgaagcataaatacaaaaaaatcacaaaataccgtatttttttaagttctaaaattttcattatttgcaatatgggaatcaaataaagctaaattttagggagcgttcttttataacgtaacacaaaaaaaatctgatttttagaTCCCCTAacaccctcccccccccctcgtaacaaaatttccatacaaattttaaaaatttagtatgGAGCCCCCCTTcaccccaactgcgttacgtaataaaagaacgctcccttacctgcattttcacttttttagagttttttttatgaaatactcaaattttcacaaaacaccgtactttttcgaaaattaaaacaaaataatttgcaatcaaatcaaacgaagcgaaatttaatatgttttttttttcacttttattattgtttttttgtgaaatactcaaattttcactaaatacctattttttgaaaatacaaaaaaaaattgcaatcaaatcaaacgaagcaaaatttgatgttttttcacttttactatcgtttttttttgtgtgaaatactcaaattttcacaaaataccgtattttttcgaaaatccttaaatttttatgattaGCAATATGGGTTTGATGCGAAGCGAAATTGTGCATGCGTTTTCACTGTTCTAGCATTTTTGGTATAAAATGCTctagttttcacaaaataccgtactaACCCCGATCAAATCGTTTGAGAAATacattttgcaaattatgaaaatttgagtacattcgaaaaatacggtaatttgtgaaaattttaatatttcattcaGAAATATCTTAAACAGTGATAACATTGCAAATTATGGAAATCTGAGGTATTTCGAAAAATAAGTCTTtgtgaaactttaaaaaaaaaaaactctaaaacaatgaaaattatgaaaatttagcacatactttcaaaaaaatacggtattttgcaaaaaaatgtgtattttattcaaaaactctaaaacagtgaaaatgcatccaaaatttcaaatattgcgtattacaaaaaattgagtatttccgagaaaatacggtattttgtgaaaatttaagtatttcattcaGAAATCTcctaaacagtgaaaatgcatgcaaaatttcgaaccgattgatacccatattgcgaaatctgaaaatttgagaaatttcgagaaaataaggtatattgtgaaatttttagtgtTTCATTCAAAAACTCTATAACAGTGAAagtgcatgcaaaattttgaatcgtttggtacccatattgcgaattataaaaaaaatagtttttttttttcgagaagtttgagtgtttttttttattatttcatttatactttgaaacttatcatattatcaaaaatattttctaatagaaagcttgaaaattaaacataacTTGGTTGGATTaagtcaattttaaaaataaattaaatataagttatcgttcgttatcgtcgataaaatgATCGtcaatagaattatcgaaataacgataaccagagctgaaaatgtcaggggtcctgacgcgaaaatcggcgacgcatacacgatttttttcagatccattcactgaaccgcaaatcCGTGACATagacaaacccgactcagtcgtgagtgccgtagctcactgagcagctgcaatgcgaggcagtagtcgaccaacgctcattcgacgttgcacgcacacacataaagaaacaagtttttacacaaaaagctGGTAtctatgcgtggaaatgtaattttgaatataagatatggttattttaagtgttttgcacagtctagaaccattcaattgtttaaaaatagtcaaaatagtatttagagaggattttactaAAGTGCCTTATAGAAAGTGGGGACAAGGCACTCAAAATGCAAAGCCACTCACAGTTGGTCACTCAAAATTTACCAAGCGTTTAAATGGAAGGtgttcattttttgacaaatcctATGGACGAAGTAGAGATTGTGAGCACCTTATGTGTAAGATCTTGGAGGTGCTcaattttttgacagaaaatcgCTGGGTTCTCAGTTTCTCGTGTCCCCACTTTCTATTAGGCACTTtagttgaacggacacagtaggcttacagtcacatgctagcagtgaactgacattttagtttgcttcatgtgtacgctgggttggaaacattttgcaggcctgacgATAACTATAGCGagagattatcgttatcgtcccggcgataatgataacgataattttatcgttaacaaccttggttttctggtttctttaattttgaactctagaaattttgaagtatttttttatgttttcattgcatgtttttaaatatatttttcgtgtttaatttttatttcataattattcatttatgaattttcaaaatgattgaaaattggaaCTAAAGTTTTAGGACTAATAACCGCAAATAACATACAAACTGGGACGTAGCTCCAAATCTTCACGTTTTCGTGAATTTAGAttccggattcggattcagcggcaaAAAATTACTATAAGAAGGCATATCCTAGCCTTtaagcaggggtgctcaaagtttttggaagcCGAGCCAAATTTTGAGCTCAAATGAGTTTGCGGGCCAAATTCATAAAATaggctcaaaaaaaaaaagaaatcattttaatttgaaaaatttaaaaaatagtcatttgaagttttatgaaacttctttaatttttaacatttttgttaattaaaataatagaaaacacaaaatgacagtttttgatcactattgttaattttattgttttggtaatttaaaaataaaaatttggttgaatgtacttgtgttttcattaaaattctaaggtttaaaaaatggtGACATGTAATCTGAACAATTTATGTAACGACGAAAGTATCTTTGAATTATGTGAAACTAAAGAAAAATCGTcgagagccagaatttcaacatttcaatgagaaAAATGTTAGAATATGTTTTAAACTTGACGGATGACTCAACTCAacactgcaatcattaatttcaaaaattgtaagtttccccaaaaaaaaaacattttatcgaaaaaaaaaattattgccttacttttcatagaaaatttactaaaattcaattcatttttattttaaggtttctaagtgcaaagtaagtttgagggtcagtttATAAAAGAGtcaaattaatatggaaaacaaacattttttgcaattattgcaGATTTCCacctaagtcaaatttgaacgtattataaacatttccaactcacaatgaaacgtgtgaaattgtttgataaaataatatttgtgtCGTGAAATGTGGatcaaaatgtaaataaatcattagtttttttaacagaaaattgaaaaaagttagcataaaaaagattaaaataaacCTTCAAGAATAAAATCACTtcacaagtggtcaacgggccattttacatgaacGTTCAAAATGGGtctgcgggccacaaaaaatcacctcgcgggccatactttggtcacccctgctttAAGACATAATCTTGCAGCGTCGTGTAGCCTTACTAGTATATTTTGAGAAATATCTGGCTCTGGAGTGTCAAAATTTGATGTTctcttaaggaggtattagactatggcaattaaagaaacaaaattgctaattttgacagttttttctctttttttttcaagcagagactttttacaaaatttgaattttgtttttgatgtattggaaaaataaatattttcttgaattgATTGATATTTACCCTAATTTTGATAGTAGCATAACTGTGACTGTGATGATGTTTAAAGTATTTTGAGATACTTTTTTAATgtcgtttttaaataaatggccCGCCTTGGGGGGACTCAACCATAGtttttcaactgagacggtttggTTACTCCAAAcaattcacacaaaaaaatatattcaaaaagttactttttcagtaaatcacAGAAGGGGTTCGagaatgtcttttttttttattttatcttgcCGATTGAAACTTTGCATGTTTGAATGTTAGTTTTTTGAGTTATGGGAATTTTAGTAAGAAAAAGGTCTAaaacagcaaaaataaaatgtgcTGGTGGTTATGCTACAGACATGACCGGTTTGACAAAGAACCTTGCTGGGTAGTGaagattcaaaaaaaagtcCGCACAAGAAAATCtgaaacatttgtttttctGGTTCGCCTCATCAGTGGAAAGTCATGGGATCATCTCAGGGTGGCAGTCTTAGGTTTCACTTCGGAAATAGCACGGTTGCTTCATGTGCTCTTCTAGCATGAGATCGAATTTGGGATATTCCTTTACGCCTCTTTCCCAATacagttccaaaaaaaaaaaaataaaataaaaaagtcactCACCATAATCTGCGAAAACGGTCCCATCTTCATAATGTTCTGGAACTGCTCGTACATGTCCCGAATCGTAAACTGTCCGTGCTTAATTTTGTCAATCAGTTCCTCGTTGTCGTCCAGGTTCAAATCGTTCACCTTCTCAATCAATCCCTCGATGTCTCCCATGCCGAGCAGTTTGCTAATAAAGGGCTTCGTCTTGAACGGTTCCAAATCGTCAATGTGCTCGCCGGTTCCGATGAAGATGATCGGCGAGCTGGTCGCGGCCACCGCCGACAGCGCACCTCCTCCCTTGGCGTGTCCGTCCAGCTTGGTGATGATAACGGATCCAATGTCTACCTTTTCCTTGAACGCCTTGGCCTGCGCCTCGCAAGCCTGTCCGATCGTGGCGTCCATCACGAAGATGATGTTGTCCGGCTTGATGGCCGTCGCGACCGCCAACATCTCCTCGAACAGCGATTCCTCCTGCTTGTGACGACCGCTCGTGTCCACGATGATAAACTCAAAGCCCTCTTTCTTGAACATCTCCACGCCGTCCTGGGCGATCACGACCGGATCCACCTCGGTGTAGCTTCCGTAGAACGGAATCCTGGCCTTGGTCGCGTTCTGCTTGATCTGATCGTACGCACCAGCACGGAACGTATCCGCACAAACCAAGCACGACTTCCAGTTCTTCTTCTGGTAATGATACGCCAACTTCGTACAGGTCGTCGTCTTCCCCGAACCCTGCAGTCCGACAAACATGATAATATTCGGCCGTCCCTTCACCGGCTGGTACGGCTTCACGCCCGGATCGACCAGCTTGACCAGCTCCTTAAACACCGCCGTCTGGATCATCCGGCGCTTGTTCAGCCCCCCAGCCATCTCGTCAAAGTCAATCACCGACTTGACGTTCTCCCGCAGCTTCTTCACCAACCGGATGTTCACATCGGCCTCCAGCAGGGCCGTGCAAACCTCCTTCAGCATTGCGTCCAACACCTCGGCATTGATGATGGTCGCTTTGCTGAGCGAATGCAACGCATTCGTAATCTTCCGGCCGAGATCCGCCAAAACCATCTTGCTGCCTTAGTAAAATTCCTTcttcctaaaaaaaatcctccgaCCTGGTTCCACGCGATTCAAACTAGTTTCCAACTACGCACTTTTTAACGTGAGACTTTGACCTCGGTTCCAAATGGGCATCGCTTGCGGGCGCCCAATCTGCTGCACCCGGAAATGCTCTGCTTCGAGCACGCGAAATGATGAAATTTAGGCGATTTTTCCCGATTTATGAAAAAAGCTGTTTATGTGGCCGACTTGGCTTTGCAGAGTGCATGCAGCAGAGGGAGGGTGCGGAGAAGGAAAATCGAAAGTTCCAAAACACTGCCTAGCTGTCAAGGTGACAGAAGACTAAAATCTTGATTTGACaagtaaaattttacacttttcaTGGGGATTTTTCGGAGCACCCCGAATAACCAAAATTTTAGCCAGCAAATTTCAACTTTCAGTTGGAACGGatggaaattaaacaaaatcgaGTGCAAATGTgcgctggcagcactgccgtAGAAATTCGTCGAAACACTTTCGTTAAAAATTGAACTCATTTTTTATGGCGCGTTAAAGATTCTTTGCGAAAAcgtgggaatttttttttacagggcCAGCTTGTACTCATTTTTGAGGCTGTTCACGtttgagttatttttaattttgatttcgttTAAACAACCTTGATTAGAATTTAGTATAGCcatctcaaagaaaaatgtcacAAGCCACCCTTTGATTTTcacctaaatttctaaaattactctTGTCGTAAGCCTAGATTTGTGATATAATTGTTTACAAtggtaaaacttatttttcttagcACAATGACCTTTTGTAAGACCGCAAAGGactcaaaatggatttttgaataaatttaaaaaaatgacttcgCGGCCCTCCTTAAGTacggtatgctgatcggaaggaacgcggtaaagaaatgttgcgtgttcttttcgtgacccccccaagaaaagttgacagttcggtatgagcgcgattgacggtgtgcgcgcttgaggttctttcgaggaaaaaataaaaagattaaaaatattcaaaagttaaaattgaatagattaaaaatgttaattcaaaaacttttaacaacaattataaacaaaattaagaaaacaataaataacaccaaatttagaaattcttaaattctaaaacaagaaaaactgaaattaaaaaatatgttattatgaaataaggaaattaaaaaactttgtaattatgaaataaggaaattaaaaaattaggaaattaggaaacaagggaattaggaaatttggaaattatgataTTAGCAAATAAGTAAAATACAGAGAAtgagaaaattaggaaattatgaaacaaggaaattaagaaattagaaaattaataagtaaggaaattaggaaatcaggaaatcacgagattaggaaatttggaaattaggaaataaggcaatttttaaaattaggagactaggaaattaggaagtaaggaagttaggaaattaaattaggatattaggaaactaggaaattaggaagttaggaaattgggaaattagaatatcaggaaactaggaaattagggagttaggaaattaggaagttaggaaattaggaaactaggaaattagcagtttaggaagttaagaaattatgaaattaatatGTTATGAAATTAGGaagctaggaaattaggaaattatgaaataaggaaaataggaaattcagaaattagaaaatcgtgaaattaGGAAAATAATATGTTAGGAAACTTCCCTAACATTCCCTGCACttccccagtcacgaaatattctcgcagagctggttctgtcagaatcctgctagaacggtggaacatttctgctagaatgctgtaagaatatccagctctgtaagaactctgttagaatcctgctagaacgtcgcgACTGggtccattcgagcagtttttgcttttttctacaatgtatttcttatggagcgaactgtcaaaaactgctcgactgcgggtgctccattgtcccgccaagtattttctatcacgatatcatgagttttacgaagcattttattttgtttacctgcaagaggattacaaataatggtaataaaatgttaaccggggtgattagggacataaAGGAcgaatagggacccacgggacaattatgcgtagaaactcaaaaatcgatcgaaaaatttcaatcgcatttttctcagctacccttttttgaacatgggacaaaaATTATAGATAAttattatgcgtagaacggcagtttaggaaaaactaaatttttatgttaggaattaaaaaaaatgctggaattttttaaattggaacataatattggtattaaaaaatttggaactttttggtggtttttaaattttgaaaagttttttttttaaattattaaaaacctaAACAATAACAttacaaaaacgaaaaatgaagatagaaatttaaaaaaatctggaaaaatctaggcaatttttaagttttttttacttatttttctctttttagatattttaaaactgaaaaaacaaaacgagattaaaaatttgaattttgttttaaaaaaaatagtacaaaaATGTATGATTCAAACATgttcaaatactaaaaaaatcaaaaaatatacaaatgtaaaaaaaaaacaaataaaaaaataatccaggtaattaaaatattaaaaattaaaaaagtaattaaacgtatttttaaaaatatgaaaatttagtttatttggaatttaaaaattatcaaccttttatatattgtttaaattttgaaggttcTAGATTTTGATGACGTTTTCGATTtgttttaagattaaaaaaaataattacagatgagaaaaattaaggtaaaaatattaaaaattgcttttttggaaattaggaaaaataaattttaaagtttaggaATAC
Encoded here:
- the LOC6041756 gene encoding signal recognition particle 54 kDa protein; protein product: MVLADLGRKITNALHSLSKATIINAEVLDAMLKEVCTALLEADVNIRLVKKLRENVKSVIDFDEMAGGLNKRRMIQTAVFKELVKLVDPGVKPYQPVKGRPNIIMFVGLQGSGKTTTCTKLAYHYQKKNWKSCLVCADTFRAGAYDQIKQNATKARIPFYGSYTEVDPVVIAQDGVEMFKKEGFEFIIVDTSGRHKQEESLFEEMLAVATAIKPDNIIFVMDATIGQACEAQAKAFKEKVDIGSVIITKLDGHAKGGGALSAVAATSSPIIFIGTGEHIDDLEPFKTKPFISKLLGMGDIEGLIEKVNDLNLDDNEELIDKIKHGQFTIRDMYEQFQNIMKMGPFSQIMGMIPGFSQDFMTKGGEQESMARIKRLMTMMDSMSDGELDNKDGAKLFSKQPTRVVRVAQGSGVTDREVRDLITQYTKFAAVIKKMGGIKGLFKSGDMTKNVNPTQMAKLNQQMAKMIDPRMFQQMGGMSGLQNMMRQLQQGAGGLGNLMGGFGKP